The following proteins are encoded in a genomic region of Hirundo rustica isolate bHirRus1 chromosome 3, bHirRus1.pri.v3, whole genome shotgun sequence:
- the ATP6V1C2 gene encoding V-type proton ATPase subunit C 2 isoform X1, with protein MSEFWLISAPGDKTNLPAWERMNTVTSKSNLSSNSKFHIPDLKVGTLDALVGLSDELGKLDSFAESVIKKIAQYIGEVMEDSKDKVQENLLANGVDLISYLTRFEWDMAKYPIKQPLKNISEALAKQVTQIEADLKTRSAAYNNIKGNLQSLEKKTMGNLLTRTLADIVHKEDFVLNSEYLITLLVVVPKSSYLQWQKTYESLSDMVVPRSTKMIAEDAEGGLFTVTLFRKVMDDFKAKARENRFMVREFYYDEKELKCEKEELMKLASDKKQQYGPLLRWLKVNFSEAFVAWIHVKALRVFVESVLRYGLPVNFQAMLLQPNRKSVKRLRDVLNLVFKHLDEVAAASIMDPGMDIPGLQLSNQEYYPYVYFKIDLSLLDCS; from the exons ATGTCGGAGTTCTGGCTAATTTCTGCCCCAGGAGACAAAACGAATCTGCCGGCGTGGGAGAGAATGAACACTGTGACATCTAAATCCAACCTGTCCAGCAACAGTAAATTCCATATTCCAGACTTAAAG GTTGGGACACTGGATGCTCTTGTTGGTCTGTCAGATGAGTTGGGAAAACTTGATAGCTTTGCTGAAAG CGTAATAAAGAAAATAGCCCAGTACATAGGAGAAGTTATGGAGGACTCAAAAGATAAAGTCCAGGAAAATCTTCTGGCCAATGGAG TTGACCTAATTAGCTACTTGACACGGTTTGAGTGGGACATGGCCAAATATCCCATAAAGCAGCCGCTGAAGAATATATCAGAAGCATTAGCAAAG CAAGTGACGCAAATAGAAGCAGACCTAAAAACCCGATCTGCTGCGTACAACAACATTAAAGGAAATCTGcaaagcctggagaagaaaacgAT GGGAAATCTGCTGACCCGGACCCTGGCAGACATAGTGCACAAAGAAGACTTTGTTCTGAATTCTGAGTATCTTATCACGTTGCTCGTCGTGGTGCCAAA GTCAAGCTACCTACAGTGGCAGAAAACCTATGAATCACTCTCAGATATGGTAGTACCTCGCTCCACCAA AATGATTGCTGAGGATGCAGAGGGAGGACTCTTCACTGTGACCCTATTTAGAAAAGTGATGGATGACTTTAAGGCTAAAGCCAGGGAGAACAG GTTCATGGTTCGAGAATTTTATTATGATGAGAAGGAACTGAAATGTGAAAAGGAAGAGCTGATGAAACTAGCCTCTGACAAGAAACAACAATAT GGCCCCTTACTGCGCTGGCTGAAGGTGAACTTCAGTGAAGCATTTGTGGCTTGGATTCATGTGAAAGCCTTGAGAGTTTTTGTTGAATCTGTCCTGAG GTATGGCCTACCTGTGAATTTCCAAGCAATGCTGCTGCAGCCAAATAGGAAATCTGTGAAGCGCCTGAGAGATGTCCTGAACCTGGTCTTCAAACACCTGGATGAAGTTGCAGCAGCAAGTATAATGGAT CCTGGTATGGACATCCCTGGGTTACAACTGAGCAATCAAGAATACTATCCTTATGTCTATTTCAAGATTGACCTCAGTCTTCTTGACTGCAGTTAA
- the ATP6V1C2 gene encoding V-type proton ATPase subunit C 2 isoform X2, translating to MSEFWLISAPGDKTNLPAWERMNTVTSKSNLSSNSKFHIPDLKVGTLDALVGLSDELGKLDSFAESVIKKIAQYIGEVMEDSKDKVQENLLANGVDLISYLTRFEWDMAKYPIKQPLKNISEALAKQVTQIEADLKTRSAAYNNIKGNLQSLEKKTMSSYLQWQKTYESLSDMVVPRSTKMIAEDAEGGLFTVTLFRKVMDDFKAKARENRFMVREFYYDEKELKCEKEELMKLASDKKQQYGPLLRWLKVNFSEAFVAWIHVKALRVFVESVLRYGLPVNFQAMLLQPNRKSVKRLRDVLNLVFKHLDEVAAASIMDPGMDIPGLQLSNQEYYPYVYFKIDLSLLDCS from the exons ATGTCGGAGTTCTGGCTAATTTCTGCCCCAGGAGACAAAACGAATCTGCCGGCGTGGGAGAGAATGAACACTGTGACATCTAAATCCAACCTGTCCAGCAACAGTAAATTCCATATTCCAGACTTAAAG GTTGGGACACTGGATGCTCTTGTTGGTCTGTCAGATGAGTTGGGAAAACTTGATAGCTTTGCTGAAAG CGTAATAAAGAAAATAGCCCAGTACATAGGAGAAGTTATGGAGGACTCAAAAGATAAAGTCCAGGAAAATCTTCTGGCCAATGGAG TTGACCTAATTAGCTACTTGACACGGTTTGAGTGGGACATGGCCAAATATCCCATAAAGCAGCCGCTGAAGAATATATCAGAAGCATTAGCAAAG CAAGTGACGCAAATAGAAGCAGACCTAAAAACCCGATCTGCTGCGTACAACAACATTAAAGGAAATCTGcaaagcctggagaagaaaacgAT GTCAAGCTACCTACAGTGGCAGAAAACCTATGAATCACTCTCAGATATGGTAGTACCTCGCTCCACCAA AATGATTGCTGAGGATGCAGAGGGAGGACTCTTCACTGTGACCCTATTTAGAAAAGTGATGGATGACTTTAAGGCTAAAGCCAGGGAGAACAG GTTCATGGTTCGAGAATTTTATTATGATGAGAAGGAACTGAAATGTGAAAAGGAAGAGCTGATGAAACTAGCCTCTGACAAGAAACAACAATAT GGCCCCTTACTGCGCTGGCTGAAGGTGAACTTCAGTGAAGCATTTGTGGCTTGGATTCATGTGAAAGCCTTGAGAGTTTTTGTTGAATCTGTCCTGAG GTATGGCCTACCTGTGAATTTCCAAGCAATGCTGCTGCAGCCAAATAGGAAATCTGTGAAGCGCCTGAGAGATGTCCTGAACCTGGTCTTCAAACACCTGGATGAAGTTGCAGCAGCAAGTATAATGGAT CCTGGTATGGACATCCCTGGGTTACAACTGAGCAATCAAGAATACTATCCTTATGTCTATTTCAAGATTGACCTCAGTCTTCTTGACTGCAGTTAA